In Acinetobacter pittii, one genomic interval encodes:
- a CDS encoding DUF4442 domain-containing protein, translating into MAILRRLQNNPTISKFLFNHYPPYRGAGIYIEIMNLELCHVRVKMPLTWKNQNLVGTHFGGSLYSMVDPFYMMILMHHLGSKYIVWDKAAEINFLSPGRSTVHADIRVDLAEIEQIRELAENYAPVLRTYHLNIFDESGVRIAEVQKTLYIRRKKAKPFPQ; encoded by the coding sequence ATGGCTATTTTAAGAAGACTTCAGAACAATCCTACGATTTCAAAATTTCTATTTAATCACTATCCCCCTTATCGTGGTGCAGGGATTTATATTGAAATCATGAATTTAGAACTTTGCCATGTGCGTGTAAAGATGCCGCTGACTTGGAAAAACCAAAATTTAGTCGGTACACATTTTGGTGGAAGTCTTTATTCAATGGTTGACCCATTTTATATGATGATTCTTATGCATCATCTCGGATCAAAATATATTGTTTGGGATAAAGCTGCTGAAATTAATTTTCTTTCGCCTGGCCGCAGTACTGTACATGCAGATATTCGAGTCGATTTAGCCGAAATTGAACAAATTCGTGAACTTGCCGAAAACTACGCACCTGTTTTAAGAACCTATCATCTAAATATCTTTGATGAATCCGGGGTAAGAATTGCAGAGGTTCAAAAAACACTTTATATCAGACGTAAAAAAGCTAAGCCTTTCCCTCAATAA
- a CDS encoding alpha/beta fold hydrolase codes for MIMQPKVHTVTTSDQQTLYAKAWGDEKNIPLVLVHGYPDNQEVWESIIEHLINDFYIVTYDVRGAGLSSIPKRIRDYRLERLSLDLQEVVDELLPNRQFHMAAHDWGSIQSWESVTEPKFKGRLLSYTTISGPCLDHAALFLRDKFKSSPAQILKILTKSWYIGAFHLPLLAPTVWSLFSPEKWGKILTQLERKNNLPLNNNINADGKYGINLYRANFIPRLTGPRQRYAQCPVKAVILKYDTFVSPEYITEAMPQWVENFEYVELEANHWAILSEPEKIATHVREFIKAQA; via the coding sequence ATGATTATGCAGCCAAAAGTTCATACAGTAACAACAAGTGATCAACAAACGCTTTATGCTAAAGCATGGGGTGATGAAAAAAATATTCCCTTAGTCTTAGTACATGGCTATCCAGACAATCAAGAAGTATGGGAATCAATCATTGAGCATTTGATCAATGACTTCTACATTGTTACTTACGATGTGCGTGGAGCAGGTTTGTCATCTATACCAAAACGTATACGTGATTATCGTTTAGAGCGTTTATCTTTAGATTTACAAGAAGTGGTAGATGAGTTGTTACCGAATCGCCAATTCCATATGGCTGCACATGATTGGGGTTCTATTCAGTCTTGGGAATCGGTCACCGAGCCTAAGTTCAAAGGACGTTTATTATCATACACCACCATTTCTGGGCCGTGTCTTGATCATGCCGCTTTATTTTTGCGTGATAAATTTAAATCTTCGCCAGCCCAAATCTTAAAAATATTAACCAAATCTTGGTATATCGGGGCATTTCATCTTCCACTGCTCGCACCCACAGTATGGTCTCTTTTTAGTCCAGAAAAATGGGGTAAAATTCTTACTCAATTAGAAAGAAAAAATAATTTACCTTTAAATAATAATATTAATGCTGATGGTAAATATGGCATTAATTTATATCGTGCCAATTTTATTCCTCGCTTAACTGGCCCACGTCAACGTTATGCACAGTGCCCAGTAAAAGCAGTTATTTTAAAATATGATACGTTTGTGAGCCCTGAATACATCACTGAGGCTATGCCACAGTGGGTTGAAAATTTTGAATATGTAGAGCTTGAGGCAAATCACTGGGCCATTCTGAGTGAGCCTGAGAAAATAGCAACCCATGTTCGTGAATTTATTAAAGCTCAAGCTTAA
- a CDS encoding Na+/H+ antiporter family protein: MNAVVIAIAVMFLLSLARVSVVLTLVVSAIVGGLVAGLSLSQTVEAFNAGLGDGAEVALAYAVLGAFALALSKSGLPDLLAHKLIGLLGMEAGKSRQTKVKYLLLGILLISAIFSQNLIPVHIAFIPVLVPPLLKVMNHLKLDRRAAACVLTLGLVGTYIFLPVGFGAIFLEQILMGNINKIGAAYGLHVDRAMMPIGMAIPVLGMVLGTLVAVFISYRKPRIYVDRAITPVATIDLDKPLRATTQVETADLKADAEELKHEAEQAPVIAKKTILMALLAIGLTLAAQLYSGSMILGGLVGFAVLSTAGIFKWQDADDVFVQGMRMMALVGFIMISAAGFASVMTHTGDINQLVNGVVEIIGDNRALAAFLMLCIGLFVTIGIGSSFSSVPVLAVIYVPLCVQFGFSPLATIALIGTAAALGDAGSPASDSTLGPTAGLGVDGQHDHIWDTVVPTFIHFNIPLLIFGWIAAMVL; this comes from the coding sequence ATGAATGCTGTCGTTATTGCGATTGCAGTGATGTTCTTATTATCACTGGCGCGCGTTTCTGTCGTACTGACTTTAGTGGTTTCTGCCATTGTGGGCGGGCTCGTAGCAGGTTTAAGCCTTTCTCAAACCGTTGAAGCTTTTAACGCTGGTCTTGGTGATGGTGCTGAAGTTGCACTTGCCTATGCAGTGTTAGGAGCATTTGCTCTGGCACTTTCAAAATCTGGATTACCTGATTTACTTGCCCATAAGCTGATTGGTTTATTGGGAATGGAAGCTGGAAAAAGCCGTCAGACTAAAGTGAAATATCTACTTTTAGGTATTTTATTAATTTCTGCTATTTTCTCTCAAAACCTTATTCCAGTTCATATTGCTTTTATTCCTGTATTGGTTCCGCCTCTATTAAAGGTAATGAACCATCTAAAATTAGACCGCCGAGCAGCAGCTTGTGTGCTTACGCTAGGGTTAGTAGGTACTTATATCTTTCTTCCAGTTGGATTCGGTGCAATTTTCCTTGAACAGATTTTAATGGGAAATATTAACAAGATTGGCGCGGCGTACGGCTTACATGTTGATCGGGCAATGATGCCAATTGGCATGGCTATTCCTGTTTTAGGTATGGTGTTAGGCACCTTGGTTGCGGTATTTATTAGTTATCGTAAACCAAGAATTTATGTCGATCGTGCAATTACCCCTGTGGCTACGATTGATTTAGATAAGCCTCTTCGCGCAACGACCCAAGTTGAAACAGCAGACTTAAAAGCAGACGCGGAAGAGCTAAAGCATGAAGCAGAGCAAGCACCAGTTATTGCAAAGAAAACGATCTTGATGGCATTACTTGCAATTGGCTTGACGCTTGCCGCGCAGCTGTATTCAGGTTCAATGATTTTGGGTGGTTTAGTCGGTTTTGCTGTTCTATCTACTGCCGGAATTTTCAAATGGCAAGATGCAGATGATGTCTTTGTACAAGGCATGCGAATGATGGCTTTAGTCGGTTTCATCATGATTTCTGCTGCCGGTTTCGCCTCGGTTATGACTCATACTGGTGATATTAATCAGTTAGTAAATGGGGTAGTCGAGATTATCGGAGATAACCGTGCACTTGCTGCTTTCTTAATGCTTTGTATTGGCTTATTTGTGACAATTGGTATTGGTTCATCTTTCTCAAGTGTTCCTGTATTAGCGGTTATTTATGTGCCTTTATGTGTGCAATTTGGTTTCTCTCCATTAGCAACGATTGCACTTATTGGTACAGCAGCAGCATTAGGTGATGCTGGATCACCAGCTTCTGACTCAACTTTAGGACCAACAGCTGGTTTGGGAGTAGATGGTCAACATGACCATATTTGGGATACAGTCGTCCCTACCTTTATTCACTTTAATATTCCGCTATTAATTTTTGGCTGGATTGCTGCCATGGTTTTATAG
- a CDS encoding DNA transfer protein p32, with translation MKKMMMIVSVGLMSTTLFVGCQNASPESKRIGSAAIGGGAGGAVGKHVGGNIGAGLGAALGAGVAANAKGSSSKTVRNSAIGAGLGAVLGGAIIGGDTGAATGGALGGSAGAAYEEKKGKY, from the coding sequence ATGAAAAAAATGATGATGATTGTTAGTGTTGGCCTGATGTCAACAACTTTATTCGTTGGTTGCCAAAATGCTAGTCCAGAAAGTAAACGTATTGGTTCGGCAGCGATTGGTGGCGGTGCAGGCGGTGCGGTAGGGAAACATGTAGGCGGTAATATTGGTGCTGGCTTGGGAGCGGCACTCGGCGCAGGTGTTGCAGCTAACGCAAAAGGATCTAGCAGTAAAACAGTACGTAACAGTGCAATTGGTGCAGGTTTAGGTGCTGTTTTAGGTGGAGCTATCATCGGCGGCGATACTGGTGCTGCTACAGGTGGAGCACTTGGTGGTAGTGCAGGCGCGGCTTATGAAGAGAAGAAAGGAAAATACTAA
- the rpoC gene encoding DNA-directed RNA polymerase subunit beta': MKDLLDIMRKKTDSDGHAPIEFDRIRIGLASPEMIKSWSHGEVKKPETINYRTFKPERDGLFCAKIFGPVKDYECLCGKYKRMKYKGVICEKCGVEVTTAKVRRERMGHIELASPVAHIWFLKSLPSRIGLLLDMTLRDIERVLYFESYVVTDPGMTPFEKYQLLTDEEYFNALEEHGDEFTAKMGAEAVQDLLKDIDLEAEIARLREEIPQTTSETKLKKASKRLKLMEAFKDSNNKPEWMVMNVLPVLPPDLRPLVPLEGGRFATSDLNDLYRRVINRNNRLKRLLDLAAPDIIVRNEKRMLQESVDALLDNGRRGRAITGSNKRPLKSLADMIKGKQGRFRQNLLGKRVDYSGRSVITVGPTLRLHQCGLPKKMALELFKPFIFAKLQASGQATTIKAAKKMVERETPEVWDVLASVIRQHPVMLNRAPTLHRLGLQAFEPILIEGKAIRLHPLVCAAFNADFDGDQMAVHVPLTLEAQLEARALMMSTNNILSPANGEPIIVPSQDVVLGLYYITRDAVNAKGEGMVFADTHEVNRALATGQVAIHARVKVRVHQTVINENGEREHETIIVDTTPGRCLLWEIVPQGLSFDMINLEMTKKNISKLINSCYRKLGLKDTVIFADQLMYLGFRQATRSGVSVGMEDMLIPPTKHTIIDKAETEVREIEQQFEQGFVTAGERYNKVVDIWARTNDQVAKAMMDNLSYTLVKNKQGEDEKQKSFNSIYMMSDSGARGSAAQIRQLAGMRGLMAKPDGSIIETPIKANFREGLTVLQYFISTHGARKGLADTALKTANSGYLTRRLVDVAQDLVITEPDCGTAGGLVMTPFIQGGDVIEPLRDRVLGRVTAEDVRRASDDEVVLPRGTLIDEKIAAQLEEAGVDEVKVRSVIACESTFGVCARCYGRDLARGHLVNPGESVGVMAAQSIGEPGTQLTMRTFHVGGAASRTSAANSVQVRNKGTVRFHNVKTVQHAKGHLVSVSRSGEIGIADDLGRERERYKLPYGASILLKDGEAVEAGGIVATWDPHTHPLVTEVAGKARFSQIADGVTATSKTDDATGMTTVEILPVTARPASGKDLRPAIVLDTTDGGEQFYFLPQNTIVTVRDGETIGVGDVIGRVPQETSRTRDITGGLPRVADLFEARKPKEHAILAEVSGVVSFGKETKGKNRLVITPDDGSEIYEELIPKWRQINVFEGEHVNRGETISDGPQNPHDILRLKGEVALTNYIVNEVQDVYRLQGVKINDKHIEVIVRQMLRKVDITDGGDTSFIKGEQVDYIRVVQENQAVLAQNKFPAKFERQLMGITKASLSTDSFISAASFQETTRVLTEAAVTGKEDDLRGLKENVVVGRLIPAGTGLAYHLERRRQEAEAAEHELHNDFSEVDQAFSQALNSEQF, encoded by the coding sequence TTGAAAGACTTGCTCGATATCATGCGTAAGAAAACGGACTCAGATGGTCATGCACCAATTGAGTTTGACCGTATCCGTATTGGTCTTGCGTCACCAGAAATGATTAAGTCATGGTCTCATGGTGAAGTTAAAAAACCTGAGACAATTAACTACCGTACTTTTAAACCAGAACGTGACGGTTTGTTCTGTGCCAAAATCTTTGGTCCAGTAAAAGATTACGAATGCTTGTGTGGTAAATACAAGCGTATGAAATACAAAGGCGTCATTTGTGAAAAATGTGGCGTTGAAGTAACTACAGCGAAAGTTCGTCGTGAACGTATGGGTCACATTGAGCTTGCTTCTCCAGTTGCACATATCTGGTTCTTAAAATCGTTACCGAGCCGTATCGGTTTATTACTTGATATGACACTACGTGATATCGAACGTGTATTGTATTTCGAATCATACGTTGTAACTGACCCTGGTATGACTCCGTTTGAAAAGTATCAACTTTTAACAGACGAAGAATACTTCAATGCACTTGAAGAGCACGGTGATGAATTCACTGCGAAAATGGGTGCAGAAGCGGTTCAGGACTTGTTGAAAGATATCGATCTTGAAGCTGAAATCGCACGTTTACGTGAAGAAATCCCTCAAACAACTTCTGAAACGAAGTTGAAAAAGGCGTCTAAGCGCTTGAAATTGATGGAAGCATTCAAAGATTCAAACAACAAGCCAGAATGGATGGTGATGAATGTACTTCCTGTACTTCCACCTGACTTACGTCCATTAGTTCCACTTGAAGGTGGTCGTTTTGCGACTTCTGACTTGAACGATTTATATCGTCGTGTCATTAATCGTAACAACCGTTTGAAGCGTCTTCTTGACCTTGCTGCTCCAGATATCATCGTACGTAACGAAAAACGTATGTTACAAGAGTCTGTAGACGCATTGCTTGATAACGGTCGTCGTGGTCGTGCGATTACTGGTTCTAACAAACGTCCATTAAAATCTTTGGCAGATATGATCAAAGGTAAACAAGGTCGTTTCCGTCAGAACTTATTAGGTAAGCGTGTTGACTATTCTGGTCGTTCGGTAATTACTGTAGGTCCTACTTTACGTCTTCACCAATGTGGTCTTCCGAAGAAAATGGCACTTGAATTATTCAAGCCATTTATTTTCGCGAAGCTACAAGCTTCGGGTCAGGCGACTACCATTAAAGCTGCGAAGAAAATGGTTGAGCGTGAAACTCCGGAAGTTTGGGACGTTCTTGCTTCTGTAATTCGTCAACATCCAGTCATGTTGAACCGTGCGCCAACACTTCACCGTTTAGGTCTTCAAGCATTTGAACCTATTCTTATTGAAGGTAAGGCAATCCGTCTTCACCCACTCGTTTGTGCTGCGTTTAACGCCGACTTCGATGGTGACCAAATGGCGGTACACGTTCCATTGACACTTGAAGCACAGTTAGAAGCTCGTGCATTGATGATGTCAACAAACAACATCTTGTCACCAGCAAACGGTGAGCCGATCATCGTTCCTTCTCAGGACGTTGTCTTGGGTCTTTACTACATCACTCGTGATGCTGTAAATGCCAAAGGTGAAGGCATGGTGTTTGCGGATACTCACGAAGTAAACCGTGCGCTTGCTACTGGTCAGGTTGCGATCCATGCACGTGTTAAAGTACGTGTACATCAGACTGTGATCAATGAAAATGGTGAACGTGAACACGAAACTATTATTGTTGATACAACTCCTGGTCGTTGTTTGCTTTGGGAAATTGTTCCACAAGGCTTAAGCTTTGACATGATCAACCTTGAGATGACTAAAAAGAACATCTCTAAATTGATCAACTCTTGCTACCGTAAACTTGGTTTGAAAGATACAGTTATCTTTGCTGACCAATTAATGTACTTGGGCTTCCGTCAAGCGACTCGTTCAGGTGTATCTGTAGGTATGGAAGACATGCTCATTCCACCTACTAAGCACACTATTATTGATAAAGCAGAAACAGAAGTTCGTGAAATCGAACAACAGTTCGAACAAGGTTTCGTAACTGCTGGTGAGCGTTATAACAAAGTTGTCGATATCTGGGCGCGTACAAACGACCAAGTTGCGAAAGCAATGATGGATAACTTGTCTTATACACTTGTGAAAAACAAACAAGGTGAAGACGAGAAGCAAAAATCATTCAACAGCATCTATATGATGTCTGACTCTGGTGCCCGTGGTAGTGCGGCACAGATTCGTCAGCTTGCTGGTATGCGTGGTTTGATGGCAAAACCGGATGGCTCGATTATTGAGACTCCGATTAAAGCGAACTTCCGTGAAGGTTTAACAGTACTTCAGTACTTTATTTCAACACACGGTGCGCGTAAAGGTTTGGCCGATACAGCATTGAAAACTGCGAACTCTGGTTACTTGACTCGTCGTCTTGTAGACGTAGCGCAAGACTTGGTAATTACTGAACCTGACTGTGGTACAGCGGGTGGTTTAGTAATGACTCCATTCATTCAAGGTGGTGATGTCATCGAGCCATTACGTGACCGCGTATTAGGTCGTGTAACTGCTGAAGATGTACGTCGTGCATCTGATGATGAAGTTGTATTACCTCGTGGTACGTTAATTGACGAGAAAATCGCAGCTCAGCTTGAAGAAGCTGGTGTCGATGAAGTTAAAGTACGCTCTGTAATCGCATGTGAATCAACATTCGGTGTGTGTGCTCGTTGTTATGGTCGTGACCTTGCACGTGGTCACTTGGTGAACCCAGGTGAATCAGTAGGTGTAATGGCTGCACAATCAATTGGTGAGCCAGGTACACAGTTAACGATGCGTACGTTCCACGTTGGTGGTGCTGCGAGCCGAACTTCTGCTGCAAACAGTGTTCAAGTACGTAACAAAGGTACTGTACGTTTCCATAATGTGAAAACTGTACAACATGCAAAAGGCCATTTGGTTTCAGTTTCACGTTCAGGTGAAATTGGTATTGCCGATGATTTAGGTCGTGAGCGCGAGCGTTATAAACTTCCTTACGGTGCAAGCATCTTGTTGAAAGATGGTGAAGCTGTAGAAGCTGGCGGTATCGTAGCGACTTGGGATCCGCATACACATCCATTGGTAACAGAAGTTGCTGGTAAAGCGCGTTTCAGCCAAATCGCTGATGGCGTAACTGCAACATCGAAAACTGATGATGCAACTGGTATGACTACTGTTGAAATCTTGCCTGTAACAGCTCGTCCTGCTTCTGGTAAAGATTTACGTCCTGCAATCGTGTTGGATACAACAGATGGCGGCGAACAGTTCTACTTCTTGCCACAAAACACAATCGTAACTGTCCGTGATGGCGAAACGATCGGTGTGGGTGACGTTATTGGTCGTGTACCACAAGAAACATCACGTACTCGTGATATTACCGGTGGTCTTCCACGTGTAGCTGACTTGTTCGAAGCGCGTAAGCCAAAAGAGCATGCAATTCTTGCTGAAGTATCAGGTGTTGTAAGCTTTGGTAAAGAAACTAAAGGTAAAAACCGTTTAGTGATTACTCCTGATGATGGTTCTGAGATTTACGAAGAGTTGATTCCAAAATGGCGTCAAATCAACGTGTTCGAGGGCGAGCATGTGAACCGTGGTGAGACTATTTCTGATGGTCCACAAAACCCACATGACATCTTGCGTTTGAAAGGTGAAGTTGCGTTAACTAACTACATCGTGAACGAAGTACAAGACGTTTACCGTCTCCAAGGTGTAAAAATCAACGATAAGCACATTGAAGTTATCGTACGTCAAATGTTGCGTAAAGTTGATATCACTGATGGCGGTGATACAAGCTTCATTAAAGGCGAGCAAGTGGATTACATCCGCGTTGTTCAAGAGAACCAAGCTGTCTTGGCTCAGAACAAATTCCCTGCGAAGTTTGAACGTCAATTAATGGGTATTACTAAAGCATCGCTTTCTACTGACTCATTCATCTCTGCTGCATCGTTCCAGGAAACAACTCGTGTGTTAACTGAAGCGGCTGTAACAGGTAAAGAAGATGATTTACGTGGCTTGAAAGAAAACGTTGTAGTAGGTCGCTTGATCCCAGCAGGTACTGGTCTTGCATACCACTTAGAACGTCGTCGTCAAGAAGCAGAAGCTGCGGAACATGAGCTTCATAATGACTTCAGCGAAGTAGACCAAGCATTCAGCCAAGCATTAAACTCAGAACAATTCTAA
- a CDS encoding DNA transfer protein p32: protein MKKTIGLVSALMLSTLMFTGCQNMSPSDQRIGAAAAGGALGGGLGNHVGGGIGAGLGAAVGAGVGSNTQGGSKQTTTKSAIGAGIGSVVGKALIGGDSGAAIGGAIGGGAGAAIEEKK, encoded by the coding sequence ATGAAAAAAACAATTGGATTAGTTTCTGCTTTAATGTTGTCTACACTTATGTTCACAGGCTGTCAAAATATGAGCCCATCTGACCAGCGTATTGGTGCAGCGGCAGCAGGTGGAGCACTTGGTGGTGGCTTAGGTAACCATGTCGGTGGTGGTATTGGTGCAGGTTTAGGTGCAGCAGTCGGTGCTGGTGTCGGTTCTAATACCCAAGGTGGTAGTAAACAAACAACGACCAAGAGCGCAATTGGTGCTGGTATTGGTTCTGTCGTAGGTAAAGCATTGATTGGTGGTGACTCTGGTGCTGCTATTGGTGGTGCAATCGGTGGTGGTGCTGGTGCAGCAATTGAAGAGAAAAAATAA